AAATTTAAATAAATTTATAACAAACATTTTTTATTACATAATCATAATTCCCATAAACAAGCCATTTATTCCATAAAAAAATTATGGTATTTTGTTTATTTATTAACTTTCTTTAGGGCAATTACCACTATATATGAAAATAAAAAATGTCAGTTTTTTGACACTTTTATTTTTAACACTATTCTTAGGTATGTTTTAATAAGACTTGTGATTACAGTGATTAACCATAAAAAAAAACAGTTGTGTCAATTTCTTGACACAACTGTCGGAAATTCGACGTTGTTATAAAAGTCTGATTATTTTATATTATAGAGCTTTAGCTTATAATAAAGGGTGCTTCTTTTAATATTTAAAATCTTAGCAGCCTTTAATTTATTTCCCCCTGACATGTGCATTACGTCACGAATTATTCGCTCCTCCATATTTCTTACTGCCTTTTCTAAATCATACTCATTTTCTTCTTCTGCCATTACGGAAGCTTCCACAATATATTTTGGAATGAATTCCTTAGTTATGTATCCCTTATCGCAAAGAATTATCATTCGTTCAATAACATTTTTCAGTTCTCTAATGTTACCCTTCCATTCATAACCCTTTAATATACTATAAACCTCATCTTCTATTTCTTTTAGTTCTATTTCTTCTTTTTCCACTATCTGTTTTATAAAATAGTTAGCTAAAGGTACTATGTCTTCTTTCCTTTCCCTTAGGGATGGTAATTCTAATTGAACTACGGCTAATCTATAATATAGATCTTCTCTAAATTTATCTTCTAATATTAATTTTTTAAGATCCTTATTTGTAGCTGCTATTATCCTAGTATTGGTAACTATGCCTTTTGAACTTCCTAGTCTATATACTATACCGTCTTGTAAAACCCTAAGAATCTTCACTTGCATTTCTAGAGGCATATCACCTATTTCATCTAAAAATAGGGTTCCATTATTTGCAAATTCAAATTTACCAATCTTCCCCGTATTCACAGCTCCAGTAAAGGCACCCTTATCATATCCAAACAATTCACTTTCTAGTAAGTGAGCAGGTATGGCACTACAATTGATAGCCACAAAATGTCCACTTCTTCCACTAGCCTTATGGATGGCCTTAGCAAAGACTTCCTTTCCCGTTCCACTTTCCCCTGTTATTAATACACTTGCAGAAGTTTGAGACACCTTTTGAGCCAACTGTATACATTCTATTATCTTTTGATTTGATCCAATAATAGTAGAAAAACTATAATTGGATGCAATCTCCCTTTCATATTCCTTTTGTAACAGTTTCATCTTTTCCTTAGTCTTTTTCAATTCTTCTGAAAGGGCCGTTACCTCTGTTATATCCCTGTCAGAAGATGCCACTGCAATTAATTTACCATTGTTATAAATTGGAATGGCACTTAATATAACTGTTTTCCCTTCCTTTGGAGAATGTATTCTATTCTCTAATGGCTTTTTTTCTTTTATTGCATGGAATATTAGAGCATTAGGGAATATATCGCCTAAGTACCTACCTACTATCTCATCCTTTGTTACTCCATATAACTTTTCAGCACTTTTATTCCACACTTTCACGGTTCCTGCATCATCACATATACATACGGCCTCGTGTAGGTTATCTATTATTTTGTTATTAAGTTCAAACATTTTTTCTAGCTCAAGATAAAAATTATCTCTTATGTTATTGTTAGTTAAAACACCTGTTATTTTATTATTCTCAATCACTGGTACTCTTCCTATTCCTTTTGTCATCATAAAATTTCTAGCATCCTTAACAGATAGATTTCCTTTAATAGAGTATACCTTCTTCTTTGCGTACTTATATATTCTTTCGTTTAAATCTACTTTTCTTCTTATTAGTTTTTCCACATCTTTAGTAGTTATTATACCTATTAAATTACTTTTCTCATCTATCATAAATGCTTCTTCCACATCCATCTCTACCATTAATCCAAAAACGCTCTTAATAGTGCAATTGTAATTGACCTTTAAGAAATTTTTGTTCATTATTTTTCTTATGTCAAAAAACAAATTTGTCACTCCCACGAAACCCACCCCTTATACTAGGATTTCAACTAGAAATATTACTTCTTCATTAGGTTCATATATTAAATTCTAATCCCTTACCCTTAAGAATAATCTTAATTTCATAATATCATTAAATTATATTATTTACAAAAAAAATCTCACTTATGATTTTACATAAGTGAGATTTCATATTTAAAATTAATATGCTCTTCCCCAGTAAACTAATTTCTTAGCTGGCTTTTCACAGCATATACAAGTATCTGCAATTGGTTCTTGATCGTGGAATGGCATACATCTAGAAGATGCTCCTGTATCTTCTTTAATTTTCTCTTCACAAGCTCTATCTTCACACCACATAGCCTTAATAAATCCTGGCCTATTAGCTACAGTTTCCTTGAATGTATCATAGTCAGTAGCTACACTAGTTTTTTCTGTTTGTCTAGTTCTTGCTGCCTCTAACATGTCATTTTGAATAGA
The Anaeromicrobium sediminis DNA segment above includes these coding regions:
- the prdR gene encoding sigma-54 dependent transcriptional regulator PrdR is translated as MGVTNLFFDIRKIMNKNFLKVNYNCTIKSVFGLMVEMDVEEAFMIDEKSNLIGIITTKDVEKLIRRKVDLNERIYKYAKKKVYSIKGNLSVKDARNFMMTKGIGRVPVIENNKITGVLTNNNIRDNFYLELEKMFELNNKIIDNLHEAVCICDDAGTVKVWNKSAEKLYGVTKDEIVGRYLGDIFPNALIFHAIKEKKPLENRIHSPKEGKTVILSAIPIYNNGKLIAVASSDRDITEVTALSEELKKTKEKMKLLQKEYEREIASNYSFSTIIGSNQKIIECIQLAQKVSQTSASVLITGESGTGKEVFAKAIHKASGRSGHFVAINCSAIPAHLLESELFGYDKGAFTGAVNTGKIGKFEFANNGTLFLDEIGDMPLEMQVKILRVLQDGIVYRLGSSKGIVTNTRIIAATNKDLKKLILEDKFREDLYYRLAVVQLELPSLRERKEDIVPLANYFIKQIVEKEEIELKEIEDEVYSILKGYEWKGNIRELKNVIERMIILCDKGYITKEFIPKYIVEASVMAEEENEYDLEKAVRNMEERIIRDVMHMSGGNKLKAAKILNIKRSTLYYKLKLYNIK